The region CCGCGACCGGGGCGGCGGTGACGCCGGCGGTGCGGGCCTCGCCGCCACCGCGGTTGATCGAGGGCTCGTCAAGCGTCACCAGCAGCACATATTGCGGGTTCGACGCCGGGAAGACCGAGGCGAAGGTCGAGACCACCTTGTTCTCGTAATAGCCACCGCTCGGGCGCGGCTTGTCGGCGGTGCCGGTCTTGCCGGCGATTTCGTAGCCCGGCACTTCCGAGGCGCGGGCGGTGCCGCGCGTCACCACCTGGCGCAGCATCGAGATGGCCAGATCGGCCGCCTGCGGTGACAGCACCTGCGCGCCCTCGGGGCGGGTCCGGCGATGGACCAGCGTGGGCGTGACCTTGCGGCCGTCATTTGCGATGGTGGCATAGGCGGCGGCAAGGTGCAGCGGGCTGGCGGCCAGACCGTGACCGAAGGCCACCGTGGCCGAGGTGACGGCGGGCCAGCGGGTGGGGACCAGCGGCTTGCCGGTCGGGGCCTCGACCATCTCGATCGGCGTCGGCTCGAAGAAACCCAGCTTCTCGAGGAAGTCCTTCTGCCGGTCGGGGCCGAGGATCTGGGCGATCCGCACCGTGCCCACGTTCGAGGATTTCACGATGATATCGGTGACCGACAGCTGCCCGCCGTAATTGTGGAAATCGTTGATGCGATACTTGCCGATGCGCATCGGGCTCGAGGCATTGATCATCGTGTTCGGGTTGATCAGCCCCAGGTCCATCGCCTGCGCCACCGGGAAGATCTTGAAGGTCGAGCCCAGCTCATACTGGCCCTGCACCGCCCGGTTGAACAGCGGGCTGTCCGACGGATCGCCCTTCAACAGCGGCTTCGGCCGGTCGTTGGGGTCGAAATCCGGCAGGCTCGCCATGGCGACGATCTCACCGGTCTTGACCTCCATCAGTATTCCGGCGGCACCCTTGGCGTTCATCACGCTCATGCCCGAGGCCAGCACCTCCTCCATCGCCGCCTGCGCGGTCAGGTCGATGGAAAGCGCCAGCGGTGCGCCCTCGTTCGCAGGATCGCGCAGCCAGCCGTCAAAGGCCTTCTCGACCCCGGCGACGCCCAGAACCTCAGCGCTGCTGACGCCCTCCTTGCCGAAGGCCGAGCCGCCAAGGATATGGCTGGCGATATGGCCGTTGGGGTAAAGCCGCATCTCGCGCGGACCGAACAGAAGCCCCGGCTCGCCGATGTCATGCACCTCCTGCATCTGCTCGGGGCTGATCTTCTTCTTGATCCACAGGAACTTGCGATCGCCGGTCAGGTCCGTGCGCAGCCGCGCCGGGTCGAGATCGGGGAAGATCCGGGTCAGCTGGGTGATGGTGTTCTCGGCATCGACCAGCTGATGGGGATGGGCATAAAGCGAATAGGTCAGCAGGTTCGTTGCCAGCACCATGCCGTTGCGGTCGGTGATGTCGGCGCGTTGCGACATGATCCGCGCGGTCGAGGCCTGGGCCTGCGGTTCCACCGGCTCGCTGGCGGCAAGGCTGCCCATTCGGACGCCGACCGTGCCGAAGGCACAGATGAACACGGCGGCCATCAGGATCAGCCGGCCCTCGGCACGGCGGCGGGCCTTGTCCTGGATCTCGGCATGGCGGCGGGCGCGGTTCTCGGCCTCGATCTCGTCGGGATCGGCGCCGGTTTCACGCGCGCGCAGGATGCGGGCCAGCGGGCGAAGGGGGGTACGGATCATGGTTGAACCTCGCTCGACGTCGGGACGAGCATCCCGGCGGCACGATCACTGATGAATTGCGGGCGCGCCTGCGGACGCTTGGGCGGCACCGGCGGCGGCGCGGGATAGTCGATCTGGGCCAACTGCACGAACTGCCC is a window of Paracoccus zhejiangensis DNA encoding:
- a CDS encoding peptidoglycan D,D-transpeptidase FtsI family protein — encoded protein: MIRTPLRPLARILRARETGADPDEIEAENRARRHAEIQDKARRRAEGRLILMAAVFICAFGTVGVRMGSLAASEPVEPQAQASTARIMSQRADITDRNGMVLATNLLTYSLYAHPHQLVDAENTITQLTRIFPDLDPARLRTDLTGDRKFLWIKKKISPEQMQEVHDIGEPGLLFGPREMRLYPNGHIASHILGGSAFGKEGVSSAEVLGVAGVEKAFDGWLRDPANEGAPLALSIDLTAQAAMEEVLASGMSVMNAKGAAGILMEVKTGEIVAMASLPDFDPNDRPKPLLKGDPSDSPLFNRAVQGQYELGSTFKIFPVAQAMDLGLINPNTMINASSPMRIGKYRINDFHNYGGQLSVTDIIVKSSNVGTVRIAQILGPDRQKDFLEKLGFFEPTPIEMVEAPTGKPLVPTRWPAVTSATVAFGHGLAASPLHLAAAYATIANDGRKVTPTLVHRRTRPEGAQVLSPQAADLAISMLRQVVTRGTARASEVPGYEIAGKTGTADKPRPSGGYYENKVVSTFASVFPASNPQYVLLVTLDEPSINRGGGEARTAGVTAAPVAAELLRRLAPLVGLAPITEEKLPEIAARFEPRVEQTAPAAVKLVANN